From Apium graveolens cultivar Ventura chromosome 9, ASM990537v1, whole genome shotgun sequence, the proteins below share one genomic window:
- the LOC141683899 gene encoding putative polyamine oxidase 5, with the protein MASRKPRIVIIGAGMAGLTAANKLFKAQKQTNAFELCVVEGGSRIGGRINTCQLGGDTIELGATWIHGIQNSPVYKIAQEINALNSDQPWERMDGFVGDSVTIAEGGFVLDSSVVDRVSSVFKSLLAFVRGKNVECDEFEVMKCGLEFESVGCFLRKGLEEFLGSVKNVDREVMRCGDWNEEMLIEAVFRKYEHMLRSYYSADDLKSIDFEAEKEFSMFPGEEITIARGYFSVIESLASVLPQDLIQSGWKVEKIEWRPSGFVGTSRPVKLLFSDGSVLEADHVIVTVSLGVLKAGILDDSGMFFPPLPDYKTEAISKLGYGVVDKLFLQLNQSYDRETDQIFKFPFLEMVFHDFDSETKDPEIPWWIRKTSSLSPIYSNSSVLLSWFAGKEALALESLSDEEILNKVSTTVSSFLSNSRNLHNGNSSSLDNYTGEEPKFTTLLKSQWGTDPLFLGSYSYVAVGSSGYDIEKLAEPLPENSSLPSLQILFAGEATHRTHYSTTHGAYLSGLREAERLLQHYKCIEDI; encoded by the coding sequence ATGGCGAGCAGGAAACCGAGAATTGTGATAATCGGAGCCGGAATGGCAGGTCTCACAGCTGCAAACAAGCTCTTCAAGGCCCAAAAACAAACTAACGCATTCGAACTATGCGTTGTAGAAGGCGGGTCAAGAATTGGAGGTCGAATTAACACTTGTCAGCTCGGCGGTGACACAATTGAGCTTGGCGCAACTTGGATCCACGGCATTCAAAATAGCCCAGTTTACAAAATAGCCCAAGAGATCAATGCCTTGAATTCTGATCAACCATGGGAACGCATGGATGGTTTTGTTGGTGATTCTGTTACAATTGCTGAAGGTGGTTTTGTGCTTGACTCGAGTGTTGTTGATCGTGTTTCGAGTGTTTTTAAGTCACTTTTGGCTTTTGTTAGAGGTAAAAATGTTGAATGTGATGAATTTGAAGTTATGAAATGTGGATTGGAATTTGAAAGTGTTGGGTGTTTTCTTCGAAAAGGGCTTGAGGAGTTCTTGGGATCGGTTAAGAATGTCGATCGAGAAGTTATGAGGTGTGGGGATTGGAATGAGGAAATGTTGATTGAAGCTGTGTTTAGGAAGTATGAGCATATGTTGAGGAGTTATTATTCAGCTGATGATTTGAAGAGTATTGAttttgaagctgagaaagagTTTAGTATGTTTCCTGGTGAGGAAATTACGATTGCTAGAGGTTATTTTAGTGTCATTGAATCATTGGCATCTGTTTTACCTCAGGACTTGATTCAATCAGGGTGGAAAGTTGAAAAAATTGAGTGGCGACCAAGTGGTTTTGTTGGCACAAGTAGGCCTGTGAAGCTGCTTTTTTCGGATGGCTCGGTGTTGGAAGCTGATCATGTAATTGTCACTGTTTCATTAGGTGTGCTTAAAGCGGGGATTCTTGATGATTCAGGTATGTTTTTTCCGCCTCTTCCTGATTATAAGACTGaagcaatttcaaagcttggatatGGAGTTGTTGACAAGCTGTTTTTGCAATTGAATCAATCCTATGATCGAGAGACTGATCAGATCTTTAAATTTCCATTTTTGGAAATGGTTTTTCATGACTTTGATTCGGAAACGAAGGACCCTGAAATCCCTTGGTGGATAAGAAAGACATCAAGTTTAAGTCCAATTTATAGCAATTCGAGTGTGTTGTTATCTTGGTTTGCAGGAAAAGAAGCTCTTGCACTTGAGTCCCTTAGTGATGAAGAGATTCTTAATAAGGTCTCAACAACAGTATCTAGCTTCTTGTCGAATTCAAGAAATTTACACAATGGAAATTCTAGTTCTTTGGACAACTATACAGGAGAAGAACCCAAATTCACAACTTTGTTGAAGAGCCAATGGGGCACTGACCCATTGTTCTTAGGTTCATATAGTTACGTAGCTGTTGGTTCAAGTGGATATGATATAGAGAAACTGGCTGAACCATTGCCAGAAAACAGCTCTTTGCCTTCACTCCAAATCCTATTTGCAGGGGAAGCAACTCATAGAACTCATTATTCAACTACTCATGGTGCTTATTTGAGTGGCTTAAGAGAAGCAGAAAGACTTCTTCAACACTACAAGTGTATTGAAGATATTTAA